A single region of the Indicator indicator isolate 239-I01 chromosome 3, UM_Iind_1.1, whole genome shotgun sequence genome encodes:
- the SAMM50 gene encoding sorting and assembly machinery component 50 homolog produces the protein MGTVHARSLEPLPMGGPDFGALGEEAELVEVEPEAKQEILENKDVVVQHVHFDGLGRTKDDIIMYEIADVFKAKNLIDVMRKSHEARENLLRLGIFRQVDVLIDTCQGDDALPNGLDVTFEVTELRRLTGSYNTMVGNNEGSMVLGLKFPNLFGRAEKVTFQFSYGTKETSYGLSFFKPQPGKFERNFSVNLYKVTGQFPWSSLRETDRGISTEFNFPIWKTNHTLKWEGVWRELGCLARTASFSVREESGHSLKSSLSHAMVIDSRNSSILPKRGALLKINQELAGYTGGDVSFLKEDFEFQLNKQLLWDSVFSASLWGGILVPIGDKPSSIADRFYLGGPTSVRGFSMYSIGPQSEGDYLGGEAYWAGGLHLYTPLPFRPGQGGFGDLFRTHFFLNAGNLCNLNYGDGPRAHLQKLAEYIRWSYGAGIVLRLGNIARLELNYCFPLGVQSGDRICDGVQFGAGIRFL, from the exons ATGGGCACCGTGCACGCACGG AGTTTGGAGCCTCTTCCAATGGGTGGGCCAGATTTTGGTGCCTTGGGAGAGGAAGCTGAACTGGTTGAAGTTGAACCTGAGGCCAAGCAGGAAATTCTTGAAAACAAAGAT GTGGTGGTTCAGCATGTGCACTTTGATGGACTTGGAAGGACCAAAGATGATATTATCATGTATGAAATTGCTGATGTTTTCAAGGCGAAAAATCTCATTGAT GTGATGAGAAAATCGCATGAAGCTCGTGAAAATTTGCTTCGCCTTGGAATCTTTAGACAGGTAGACGTTCTGATTGATACCTGTCAGG GAGATGATGCCCTTCCAAATGGTTTAGACGTAACCTTTGAAGTAACAGAATTGAGAAGACTAACTGGAAGCTATAACACTATGGTTGGCAACAATGAAGGCAGCATG GTACTTGGGCTTAAATTCCCAAATCTCTTTGGGCGTGCAGAAAAGGTAACCTTCCAGTTTTCCTACGGAACAAAGGAAACTTCCTACGGCCTGTCATTCttcaaaccacagcctggaaagtTTGAAAGAAA TTTTTCAGTTAACCTCTATAAAGTAACTGGGCAGTTTCCTTGGAGCTCTCTTCGTGAAACTGATAGAGGAATTTCCACAGAATTTAAT TTTCCAATCTGGAAGACCAATCACACACTGAAGTGGGAGGGTGTGTGGAGAGAGCTTGGCTGCCTTGCTAGAACAGCATCTTTTTCTGTTCGAGAAGAAAGTGGACACTCTCTTAAATCTTCTCTCTCT CATGCTATGGTTATTGATTCCCGGAACTCTTCGATTTTGCCAAAACGAGGTGCTTTGCTAAAAATTAATCAG GAGTTGGCTGGCTATACAGGTGGAGATGTGAGCTTTCTGAAAGAGGATTTTGAGTTTCAGCTGAATAAGCAACTGCTCTGGGATTCG gttTTCTCAGCATCGCTTTGGGGTGGAATACTAGTGCCTATTGGAGACAAGCCATCCAGTATAGCTGACAG GTTTTACCTTGGTGGACCAACAAGCGTGCGTGGATTCAGTATGTACAGCATCGGGCCCCAGAGTGAAG GTGATTATTTGGGAGGAGAAGCCTACTGGGCTGGTGGCTTGCATCTATATACCCCTCTCCCTTTCCGGCCAGGCCAGGGAGGGTTTGGAGACCTTTTCCGAACACATTTTTTCCTTAATGCTGGAAACCTCTGCAATCTTAACTATG gTGATGGTCCCAGAGCTCACCTGCAGAAACTGGCAGAGTATATTCGATGGTCTTACGGTGCTGGAATCGTGCTCCGACTTGGAAACATTGCCAGATTAGAACTTAACTACTGTTTCCCCCTGGGAGTACAGTCTGGTGACAG gatATGTGATGGTGTTCAATTTGGAGCAGGAATTAGATTTCTATAA